A genome region from Methanobacterium subterraneum includes the following:
- the dapB gene encoding 4-hydroxy-tetrahydrodipicolinate reductase has protein sequence MINVAVTGAGGRMGSMIINTILEQDDLNVVAAIEAPNTPLEGRDVGEVMGIGPINVPIVGAEKLAETLKEKKPDVLVDFTIREAAVSTIKTTAECGVNLVVGTTGFTEEQMKSNQSVIEHNQVRAVISPNMAVGVNVFFKVVEELAGILTDYDVEIIEAHHKHKKDAPSGTAVKAAELIAGALNRKMDEVGVYGREGMVGERTPEEIGIHAVRGGDIVGDHTVLFAGDGERLEITHRASSRQAFVNGVIKSIRYVVSAEKGKVSNMDDVLGL, from the coding sequence ATGATAAATGTGGCAGTAACCGGAGCCGGTGGAAGAATGGGATCCATGATCATCAACACCATCCTGGAACAGGATGACCTGAATGTAGTGGCAGCCATTGAAGCCCCTAACACACCACTGGAAGGAAGGGACGTAGGGGAAGTTATGGGGATTGGGCCCATCAACGTGCCAATAGTGGGAGCAGAAAAACTGGCAGAAACACTGAAGGAGAAAAAACCAGACGTTCTTGTGGATTTCACCATAAGGGAGGCAGCAGTGAGCACCATAAAAACCACAGCCGAATGTGGTGTTAACTTGGTGGTGGGAACCACTGGCTTCACTGAGGAGCAGATGAAATCTAACCAGTCAGTAATAGAACATAACCAAGTCAGGGCAGTTATCTCCCCTAACATGGCAGTGGGAGTTAACGTCTTCTTCAAGGTAGTGGAAGAACTGGCCGGAATCCTCACAGATTACGATGTGGAAATCATAGAAGCACACCACAAACACAAAAAAGACGCCCCATCTGGAACTGCAGTGAAGGCCGCAGAACTCATAGCCGGAGCTCTAAACCGTAAAATGGATGAAGTAGGAGTCTATGGTAGAGAAGGGATGGTGGGTGAGCGAACACCGGAAGAAATCGGAATCCACGCTGTACGGGGTGGGGACATTGTGGGCGACCACACAGTTCTATTCGCCGGTGATGGGGAACGACTGGAAATCACACACCGCGCCAGCAGCAGACAGGCATTTGTTAATGGTGTTATTAAGTCCATCCGTTACGTGGTAAGTGCTGAAAAGGGCAAAGTAAGTAATATGGATGATGTTCTGGGATTGTAA
- the asd gene encoding aspartate-semialdehyde dehydrogenase, protein MVNVGILGATGMVGQRFIQLLEDHPKFEITALTASARSAGKKYQDAVTWHMDTPIPEAVKDTVVVDTDPSQVKDVEIVFSALPAENALIAEPKFAEAGMKVASNASAMRMEPDVPLVIPEVNPEHLDLIETQQKNRGWDGFIVTNPNCSTIALVLTLKPIYDQYDINRVYVSTMQAVSGAGYNGVPSMAMLDNLVPFIGGEEEKMEEETLYLLGDFDGDNVEPATFGVSTSCHRVPVVDGHTEAVFMEMDEEFDLEDIKKSLQNFQALPQKLNLFSAPEHPVIVREEDNRPQPRMDRMMGKGMTVTVGRLRQDATFPQSLKYVLLGHNTVRGAAGASILNAELIAEIM, encoded by the coding sequence ATGGTAAATGTAGGTATTTTAGGAGCAACAGGAATGGTAGGGCAGCGATTCATACAACTTCTTGAAGATCATCCCAAATTCGAGATAACAGCCCTCACTGCTTCGGCGCGTTCTGCTGGAAAAAAATATCAGGATGCAGTGACCTGGCACATGGATACACCCATCCCCGAAGCAGTGAAAGACACTGTGGTGGTGGACACCGACCCCAGCCAAGTGAAGGATGTGGAGATAGTCTTCTCAGCACTACCTGCTGAAAACGCGCTAATTGCAGAACCTAAATTCGCTGAAGCAGGTATGAAAGTTGCTTCCAATGCCAGTGCCATGCGTATGGAACCAGATGTGCCCCTGGTTATACCCGAGGTTAACCCGGAACACCTGGACTTAATAGAAACCCAGCAGAAAAACAGGGGATGGGATGGATTCATTGTCACCAACCCCAACTGTTCCACCATAGCCCTGGTACTTACCCTGAAACCCATATACGACCAGTACGATATCAACCGGGTCTACGTGTCCACAATGCAGGCTGTTTCCGGAGCTGGCTACAATGGAGTGCCCTCCATGGCCATGCTGGACAACCTGGTACCCTTCATTGGAGGGGAAGAGGAGAAAATGGAAGAAGAAACACTGTACCTTCTGGGTGACTTTGATGGGGATAATGTGGAACCTGCAACCTTCGGAGTCAGCACCTCCTGCCACCGCGTCCCGGTGGTGGATGGTCACACCGAAGCAGTTTTCATGGAAATGGATGAAGAATTTGACCTGGAAGACATTAAAAAATCCCTCCAGAATTTCCAGGCACTCCCTCAAAAATTAAACCTTTTCTCCGCTCCGGAACATCCGGTTATTGTCCGGGAAGAGGACAACCGACCCCAACCAAGAATGGACCGTATGATGGGAAAAGGAATGACCGTCACGGTGGGAAGACTCAGACAGGATGCAACATTCCCTCAGAGCCTGAAATACGTTCTTTTAGGCCATAATACTGTTAGGGGTGCTGCGGGAGCATCCATACTTAATGCGGAACTTATTGCGGAGATAATGTAG